One Flavobacteriales bacterium DNA window includes the following coding sequences:
- a CDS encoding FecR domain-containing protein → MNTPWEIIAKHFSNESSSEEESTLTKWIEKSDENSILLKQLGELFSDNKQTREEYIPNTSDEWEKLKLRIEATEQEPKVTPFWKRRSLKVAASFLIILSLGYLFIDTGVKRIEIATTDNTEIFILPDNSKVQLNKNSKLSFPEKFDIDNREVKMSGEAYFEIERDEFKPFKVYTNNTLVTVLGTKFNINSYDSENIEVAVTSGKIQFETGENKILLAKGEKVSYNNTTDIILKNKFRKKDLRWWLKNIGKDVKSFIKNNKQ, encoded by the coding sequence ATGAATACACCCTGGGAAATAATAGCCAAGCACTTTAGCAATGAGTCATCTAGCGAAGAAGAAAGTACGCTAACCAAATGGATCGAAAAAAGCGACGAAAACAGTATCCTTTTAAAACAATTAGGAGAACTCTTTTCCGACAACAAACAAACTAGAGAAGAATACATACCCAATACTTCTGACGAATGGGAAAAGCTTAAACTCCGTATTGAGGCCACGGAACAAGAGCCGAAAGTGACTCCTTTTTGGAAAAGACGCAGTTTAAAAGTGGCAGCTTCTTTTTTAATTATTCTTAGTCTTGGATATCTATTTATTGATACCGGTGTTAAAAGAATAGAAATTGCTACTACCGACAACACAGAAATTTTCATCCTACCTGATAATAGTAAGGTGCAGTTGAACAAGAACAGCAAACTTAGTTTTCCTGAAAAATTCGATATTGATAACCGTGAAGTTAAAATGAGCGGAGAAGCATACTTTGAGATTGAGAGAGATGAGTTTAAGCCATTTAAAGTATACACCAACAATACACTCGTTACTGTTCTCGGAACAAAATTTAATATTAACTCTTACGACTCCGAAAACATTGAGGTAGCTGTTACTTCCGGTAAAATACAGTTCGAAACAGGCGAGAATAAAATACTCCTAGCCAAGGGAGAAAAAGTTTCCTACAACAATACTACAGACATCATTCTCAAAAATAAATTCAGAAAAAAAGATTTAAGATGGTGGCTGAAAAATATTGGAAAAGACGTCAAGTCATTTATCAAGAATAATAAACAATAA
- a CDS encoding RNA polymerase sigma-70 factor, with protein MNNEIKHIEDLFLKYHSELCNTANKIVWDRSNAEDIVQDVFFKLYKIKEDIDWSSSLRAYLHKATMNGAINWLEKNRRLVPISNEVEEPSINDVEQKIETKELQDLVDIAIKNLPPKCRAIFILSRTEGLKYKQIAEQLDISVKTVENQMGIAIKKLKTQLESYITVTSTLLISILNNF; from the coding sequence GTGAATAACGAGATCAAACACATAGAGGATTTATTTTTAAAATATCACTCTGAGCTTTGCAATACAGCTAATAAAATTGTTTGGGATAGAAGTAATGCCGAAGACATTGTACAAGACGTATTTTTCAAATTGTATAAAATAAAAGAAGACATCGACTGGAGTTCTTCTTTGCGTGCATATCTTCATAAGGCCACAATGAATGGTGCAATAAATTGGCTCGAAAAAAACCGACGCCTAGTTCCCATTAGCAATGAAGTAGAGGAACCTTCCATCAATGATGTCGAACAAAAAATTGAAACTAAAGAATTACAAGATCTAGTAGACATTGCGATTAAAAATCTCCCACCTAAATGCCGGGCTATATTTATATTAAGCAGAACGGAAGGATTGAAATACAAACAAATTGCCGAACAATTAGATATATCAGTCAAGACAGTGGAAAATCAAATGGGTATTGCAATTAAGAAACTAAAGACTCAATTAGAATCATACATCACCGTTACTTCCACCCTACTTATTTCTATTTTAAATAATTTCTAA
- a CDS encoding response regulator has translation MIFLEIKMPVMDGFDFLKELKILEPDSSNHPPIIMLTTSDLSIDREMSEDLGASLYLMKFLDRDKVNLVLEHVLSNKNKDNTFVFSLDKKGNQTLRELSQEENKMIYKK, from the coding sequence GTGATTTTTTTAGAAATTAAAATGCCAGTTATGGATGGTTTTGACTTTTTGAAAGAGTTGAAAATACTTGAGCCAGATTCTTCCAATCATCCGCCAATTATAATGTTAACAACGTCTGATCTAAGCATAGATCGGGAGATGTCAGAGGATTTAGGCGCTTCACTGTATTTGATGAAGTTTTTGGATAGAGATAAAGTGAATCTTGTTTTGGAGCATGTGTTATCAAATAAAAACAAGGACAATACATTTGTTTTTAGTCTAGACAAGAAAGGCAATCAAACTCTAAGGGAATTGTCGCAGGAAGAAAATAAAATGATTTACAAGAAATAG
- a CDS encoding PQQ-dependent sugar dehydrogenase gives MKRIIGTLLISSYSLFCAAQPQIELLELASGFTKPVDIRNAGDDRLFIVEKNGIIKIVDTLGTVNATPFMDITSIVTSGNSWWDERGLLGLAFHPNYAVNGYFFVNYIDGNGDTQISRFTVSAGDPDIGDDTSEEYVLNIAQPDQYHNGGGLQFGPDGFLYIGTGDGDGTTGGDPYGYGQDSLHLLGAMLRLDVDVMPYTIPNSNPFVGNPEGLDEIWATGLRNPWRYSFDSETGDLWIADVGQNLYEEVNMQPASSAGGESYGWNCYEGNSFYFGGDCAPDVAVYTSPVYDYLHTGDFCSITGGYMYRGSKYPEMYGHYVYTDYCYGEIMSLSFDGSEWVSMNHGHHSDGNLVSFGEDASGELYISGISDGKIYKVVELTVGIESDEPDKDESFYPNPVHESTTISFNNPNRASHNFVLSTLNGKEVMRETGIKTSTYTLDCSNMASAMYFYTLYSKGKQVAVGKLVVE, from the coding sequence ATGAAGAGAATTATTGGAACGCTACTTATTTCGTCGTACTCATTATTTTGTGCTGCACAACCTCAAATCGAACTACTTGAATTGGCTAGTGGATTTACTAAACCTGTTGATATACGAAACGCTGGTGATGACCGCCTTTTTATTGTTGAGAAGAATGGTATTATAAAAATCGTGGACACTTTGGGAACTGTAAATGCAACTCCATTTATGGATATAACTAGCATTGTAACTTCTGGTAATTCCTGGTGGGACGAAAGAGGTCTATTAGGGTTGGCCTTTCATCCTAACTATGCGGTAAACGGTTATTTCTTCGTAAACTATATTGATGGCAACGGCGATACACAAATCTCAAGATTTACTGTTAGTGCGGGAGATCCTGACATTGGAGATGATACTTCCGAAGAATATGTATTAAACATAGCTCAACCAGACCAATACCATAACGGTGGTGGGTTGCAATTCGGGCCTGATGGATTTTTATATATCGGTACGGGTGATGGAGATGGCACGACAGGTGGAGATCCTTATGGCTACGGTCAAGATTCCTTACATCTACTTGGTGCAATGCTAAGATTAGATGTAGATGTTATGCCATATACAATTCCAAATTCCAATCCATTTGTAGGTAACCCTGAAGGCCTTGATGAAATTTGGGCAACAGGATTAAGGAATCCTTGGAGATATAGTTTTGATAGTGAAACAGGAGATCTATGGATTGCAGACGTAGGACAAAACCTTTATGAAGAAGTTAATATGCAACCTGCCTCTAGCGCAGGTGGAGAAAGCTATGGCTGGAACTGTTATGAAGGAAATAGCTTTTATTTTGGTGGAGATTGTGCTCCTGATGTTGCCGTATATACCTCTCCCGTTTACGACTATTTACACACAGGAGACTTCTGTTCAATAACAGGTGGCTACATGTATAGAGGATCAAAGTATCCAGAAATGTATGGGCATTACGTTTATACTGACTATTGCTATGGCGAAATCATGTCACTCTCTTTTGATGGCTCTGAATGGGTAAGTATGAACCATGGTCACCATTCGGATGGCAACCTCGTTTCTTTTGGAGAAGATGCTAGTGGCGAACTTTATATTTCAGGAATTAGCGACGGGAAAATTTATAAAGTAGTAGAGCTTACGGTAGGAATTGAATCTGATGAACCTGACAAAGACGAGAGCTTCTATCCTAACCCTGTACATGAATCTACTACAATCTCTTTTAACAATCCAAATAGGGCTTCGCATAACTTCGTCCTTTCAACGCTAAATGGCAAAGAGGTTATGAGGGAAACTGGTATTAAGACTAGTACATATACACTTGATTGCTCTAATATGGCAAGCGCCATGTATTTCTACACTCTCTACTCTAAAGGAAAACAAGTAGCAGTTGGTAAGCTTGTAGTAGAATAA